The Salvia miltiorrhiza cultivar Shanhuang (shh) chromosome 1, IMPLAD_Smil_shh, whole genome shotgun sequence genome has a window encoding:
- the LOC131005641 gene encoding dirigent protein 11-like — protein sequence MAKLASIGSILTISCLLLFTQDVYARKQVPVAEKENLFLRDIFLGKEKIVKIHLYVQDLRVGHPNATVFEVATSSITNTSPYSFGSIHVLDDLITEEPDINSRPLGRVQGLTTNADLSTFGIHLNLNFYFTVGKLAGSTLSILGRNQILDDQREFPVVGGSGIFRFTRGYAIQTSYPMDPAVANYGVLEYTIYATYDSKLGESDVVEIAQM from the coding sequence atggcTAAGCTAGCATCTATTGGTTCTATTCTAACAATCTCATGCCTTCTCCTATTCACGCAAGATGTGTATGCGAGAAAGCAAGTCCCCGTCGCGGAGAAAGAGAACCTCTTCCTCCGCGACATCTTCCTAGGGAAAGAAAAGATCGTGAAGATCCATTTATACGTCCAAGATCTTCGGGTGGGACACCCCAACGCCACCGTGTTCGAGGTGGCGACATCCTCCATAACCAATACGTCTCCGTACAGCTTCGGCAGCATCCATGTCCTCGACGACCTGATCACGGAGGAGCCGGACATCAACTCCCGGCCGCTCGGCCGCGTCCAAGGGCTCACCACCAACGCCGACCTCTCGACGTTCGGCATCCACTTGAACCTCAACTTCTACTTCACGGTGGGGAAGTTAGCCGGCAGCACGCTCAGCATCCTCGGCCGGAACCAGATCTTGGACGACCAACGGGAGTTTCCGGTGGTCGGCGGCTCCGGTATTTTCCGATTTACTCGTGGATATGCAATCCAGACCTCCTACCCCATGGATCCGGCCGTCGCTAATTACGGGGTGTTGGAATACACCATCTACGCCACCTACGACTCTAAGCTCGGCGAGAGTGATGTTGTTGAGATTGCTCAAATGTGA